One region of Moraxella sp. ZY210820 genomic DNA includes:
- the lpxA gene encoding acyl-ACP--UDP-N-acetylglucosamine O-acyltransferase, whose product MSNNQFIHPTAIIDPSAELAADVQIGPYCIIGPQVSIAEGTKLHSHVVVHSHTRIGKMNEIFPFASIGADCQDLKYMGEETWLEIGDYNSIREHCSLHRGTIQDQGITKIGSHNLLMVNTHIAHDCIIGSHNVIANNAGIAGHVHMGDYVVMGGNSGIHQFCHIDSYSMIASGSTIWKDVPAYVLVSGNPARAMKINTEGLKRKGWSRDVINGLMDAFKLVYKQNYTTKEAIALIEEQILPTVPEVSLLVQSLKDSTRGITR is encoded by the coding sequence ATGAGCAATAATCAATTCATTCACCCGACTGCTATTATTGATCCATCGGCAGAATTAGCAGCAGACGTACAAATTGGACCTTACTGTATTATTGGTCCTCAAGTTAGTATTGCTGAAGGTACAAAATTACATTCACATGTTGTGGTACACTCGCATACACGCATAGGAAAAATGAATGAAATTTTTCCTTTTGCTAGTATTGGTGCGGATTGCCAAGATTTAAAATACATGGGTGAAGAAACATGGCTGGAAATAGGGGATTATAATTCTATTCGTGAGCATTGTTCTTTACATCGTGGTACAATTCAGGATCAAGGCATTACCAAAATTGGCAGTCATAATTTGTTGATGGTCAATACTCATATTGCTCATGATTGTATTATTGGTAGTCATAATGTGATTGCCAATAATGCTGGTATTGCAGGACATGTACATATGGGGGATTATGTGGTAATGGGTGGTAATTCAGGTATTCATCAATTCTGTCATATTGATTCTTATAGTATGATTGCGAGTGGTTCAACTATTTGGAAAGATGTACCTGCTTATGTACTTGTTTCTGGAAATCCTGCTCGTGCAATGAAAATTAATACGGAAGGTTTAAAGCGTAAAGGTTGGTCTCGTGATGTGATTAATGGTTTGATGGATGCTTTTAAGTTGGTATATAAACAAAATTATACCACTAAAGAAGCGATTGCCTTAATTGAAGAGCAAATTTTACCAACAGTTCCAGAAGTTTCATTATTAGTACAGTCCTTAAAGGATAGTACACGTGGTATTACACGTTAA